The following are encoded in a window of Kitasatospora fiedleri genomic DNA:
- a CDS encoding non-ribosomal peptide synthetase, with amino-acid sequence MYTSGSTGTPKGVLVPHRALAARVAWMRDGYGLTADDRVLQYATLSFDTSAEEVFPALAAGAVLVTARPDATLPDQLAEPYCAGLTVLDLPTPYWHHLVADLAETPWPPDLRLLVLGADQVRPEAVAAWRARFGERVRLVNSYGPTETAIIATTAELGPADAHRRPPIGRPVGGTTVAVLDRHGTPVPPGTPGELVIGGAGVTDGYLGRPGATARAFVPDPDGPPGARRYRTGDLVRRLPDGTLEFLGRIDDQVKVRGYRVEPGEVESALLARPGVAQAAVVAHRDTLAAYVVGTGLDPDALRTALARTLPPHAVPGAIVPLDALPLTPNGKLDRRALPAPDAVAGARRRPPHVPPRTEAEELVADVWQEVLGVAAVGAHDDFFDLGGHSLLATRVVARIRAAIDLAVPLRALFTHRTAAAFAEAVEAALVAEIDNLSDDDAARLLAAPDAPEGDRLPS; translated from the coding sequence ATCTACACCTCCGGCTCCACCGGCACCCCCAAGGGCGTCCTCGTCCCGCACCGCGCCCTGGCCGCCCGGGTGGCCTGGATGCGCGACGGGTACGGCCTGACGGCCGACGACCGCGTCCTGCAGTACGCCACCCTGTCCTTCGACACCAGCGCCGAGGAGGTCTTCCCCGCGCTCGCCGCCGGCGCCGTCCTGGTCACCGCCCGCCCGGACGCCACCCTCCCCGACCAGCTCGCCGAGCCGTACTGCGCCGGCCTCACGGTGCTCGACCTGCCCACCCCGTACTGGCACCACCTGGTCGCCGACCTCGCCGAGACGCCCTGGCCGCCGGACCTGCGGCTGCTCGTGCTGGGCGCCGACCAGGTCCGCCCGGAGGCCGTCGCGGCCTGGCGGGCCCGGTTCGGGGAGCGCGTCCGACTGGTCAACTCCTACGGCCCCACCGAGACCGCGATCATCGCCACCACCGCCGAGCTGGGCCCCGCGGACGCGCACCGCCGCCCGCCGATCGGCCGCCCGGTCGGCGGCACCACGGTCGCCGTCCTCGACCGGCACGGCACCCCGGTGCCGCCCGGCACCCCGGGCGAACTGGTCATCGGGGGAGCGGGGGTGACGGACGGCTACCTGGGCCGCCCCGGCGCCACCGCCCGCGCCTTCGTGCCCGACCCGGACGGCCCGCCCGGCGCCCGCCGCTACCGCACCGGCGACCTGGTGCGCCGCCTCCCGGACGGGACGCTGGAGTTCCTCGGCCGGATCGACGACCAGGTGAAGGTCCGCGGCTACCGGGTCGAACCCGGCGAGGTGGAGTCCGCGCTGCTCGCCCGCCCGGGCGTCGCCCAGGCCGCGGTGGTCGCGCACCGCGACACCCTGGCCGCCTACGTGGTCGGCACCGGCCTCGACCCGGACGCGCTGCGCACCGCCCTCGCCCGGACGCTCCCCCCGCACGCCGTCCCCGGCGCGATCGTCCCGCTGGACGCCCTCCCGCTCACCCCCAACGGCAAACTCGACCGCCGCGCCCTGCCCGCCCCCGACGCCGTGGCCGGCGCCCGCCGCCGCCCGCCGCACGTGCCGCCGCGCACCGAGGCGGAGGAACTGGTCGCCGACGTCTGGCAGGAGGTGCTGGGCGTGGCCGCCGTCGGCGCCCACGACGACTTCTTCGACCTCGGCGGCCACTCCCTGCTCGCCACCCGGGTCGTCGCCCGAATCCGCGCCGCGATCGACCTCGCCGTCCCGCTGCGCGCCCTGTTCACCCACCGCACCGCGGCCGCCTTCGCCGAGGCCGTCGAAGCCGCCCTGGTCGCCGAGATCGACAACCTGTCCGACGACGACGCCGCCCGGCTGCTCGCCGCCCCGGACGCCCCGGAAGGAGACCGGCTCCCGTCATGA